Proteins from one Amycolatopsis benzoatilytica AK 16/65 genomic window:
- a CDS encoding DUF58 domain-containing protein — MRLTRRGVFVLVSAIVLYVAGEAAGYGFFRALGGIAAGAVLVAVAVVRFRPEVEVDRTVLPDRIERGEPALASLTVRNTGTRRHGGVSAGDRMGEETHGVRVRPLAPGAAATYHYELPTSRRGRIEVGPLVLDRPDLFALARGERAVGGTASLWVHPRRHAVRPARAGYPRHHYDGPITDPPLRGSADLRAVRPYALGDEVRHLHWKASARTGQLMVREYADPAQLRCTVLLDTRPAALSPAAFEEAVEVVASLLFASATAGQHCRLITTTGTDTPVGSGLRVARVVLDELCLVSQDAAADAPLLPAALAASRRPGGVVVVVTGPDADLGTTRRWRPDTVFRLGARQSAPAAGAGQISAVDAADAAARWNSLMTGAA, encoded by the coding sequence ATGCGGCTCACCCGCCGCGGTGTCTTCGTGCTCGTTTCGGCGATCGTGCTCTACGTCGCGGGCGAGGCCGCCGGGTACGGCTTTTTCCGCGCGCTGGGCGGGATCGCGGCGGGCGCGGTGCTCGTCGCGGTGGCGGTGGTCCGGTTCCGGCCGGAGGTCGAAGTCGACCGGACGGTGCTGCCGGACCGGATCGAACGCGGCGAGCCCGCGCTGGCTTCGCTGACCGTCCGCAACACCGGCACCCGCCGGCACGGCGGGGTCTCGGCCGGCGACCGCATGGGCGAGGAGACGCACGGCGTGCGCGTGCGCCCGCTCGCGCCCGGCGCGGCGGCGACCTACCACTACGAACTGCCCACCAGCCGGCGCGGCCGGATCGAGGTGGGCCCGCTCGTGCTCGACCGGCCCGACCTGTTCGCGCTCGCCCGCGGCGAGCGGGCGGTCGGCGGCACCGCGAGCCTGTGGGTGCATCCGCGGCGGCACGCGGTGCGCCCGGCGCGGGCCGGGTACCCGCGGCACCACTACGACGGGCCGATCACTGACCCGCCGTTGCGCGGCTCGGCGGACCTGCGCGCGGTCCGGCCGTACGCGCTCGGCGACGAAGTCCGGCACCTGCACTGGAAAGCGTCCGCCCGTACCGGGCAGCTGATGGTGCGCGAGTACGCCGATCCGGCGCAGTTGCGGTGCACCGTCCTGCTCGACACCCGGCCCGCCGCGCTGAGCCCGGCCGCGTTCGAGGAGGCCGTCGAGGTCGTGGCGTCGCTGCTGTTCGCATCGGCGACGGCGGGGCAGCACTGCCGGCTGATCACCACGACCGGCACCGATACCCCGGTGGGCAGCGGCCTGCGGGTGGCCCGGGTGGTGCTCGACGAGCTCTGCCTGGTCAGCCAGGACGCGGCGGCCGACGCGCCGCTGCTGCCCGCCGCGCTGGCCGCGAGCCGCCGCCCGGGCGGCGTGGTCGTCGTGGTCACCGGTCCGGACGCCGATCTCGGCACAACCCGGCGCTGGCGTCCGGACACCGTGTTCCGGCTGGGCGCGCGGCAGTCCGCTCCGGCCGCCGGAGCCGGGCAGATCAGCGCCGTCGACGCAGCCGACGCCGCGGCCCGGTGGAACTCCCTGATGACAGGTGCGGCATGA
- a CDS encoding AAA family ATPase, giving the protein MIPTPKAAYELIADNVQAVVRGKPEVVRLAVAALFAEGHLLVEDVPGLGKTTLARCLARSLGASWNRIQFTPDLLPGDITGVTVYHQNTERFEFHPGAIFANVVLADEINRGTPKTQAALLEVMAERRVTVDAVGQDVPRPFFVVATQNPIEMEGTYRLPEAQLDRFLMRLSVGYPDHESEMRVVMADCAGVTPDELRPVLDVSAVQALIAEVRKSHLAPEIVSYAVRLAAASRTHPAVRYGASPRGSIALIRAAQALAATYGRDFVTPDDVKDVAHPVLGHRLVLTADAELNQRRAADVVDELLAETPAPAAAAGR; this is encoded by the coding sequence GTGATCCCGACTCCGAAGGCCGCATACGAGCTGATCGCGGACAACGTCCAGGCAGTGGTGCGCGGCAAGCCCGAGGTCGTCCGGCTCGCGGTCGCCGCGCTCTTCGCCGAAGGCCACCTGCTCGTCGAGGACGTGCCGGGCCTGGGCAAGACGACCCTCGCGCGCTGCCTCGCCCGCAGTCTCGGCGCGAGCTGGAACCGCATCCAGTTCACGCCGGACCTGCTGCCCGGCGACATCACCGGCGTGACGGTCTACCACCAGAACACCGAGCGGTTCGAGTTCCACCCCGGCGCGATCTTCGCCAACGTCGTGCTGGCCGACGAGATCAACCGCGGCACGCCGAAGACGCAGGCGGCGCTGCTGGAAGTGATGGCCGAGCGGCGGGTGACGGTCGACGCGGTCGGCCAGGACGTGCCGCGGCCGTTTTTCGTGGTGGCCACGCAGAACCCGATCGAGATGGAGGGCACCTACCGGCTTCCGGAAGCGCAGCTCGACCGGTTCCTGATGCGGCTTTCGGTCGGCTACCCCGATCACGAGTCCGAAATGCGGGTCGTGATGGCGGACTGCGCGGGCGTGACGCCGGACGAGCTGCGGCCGGTGCTCGACGTCAGTGCCGTGCAGGCGCTGATCGCCGAGGTGCGAAAGTCCCACCTGGCCCCGGAGATCGTGTCCTACGCGGTCCGGCTGGCCGCGGCGAGCCGGACTCATCCGGCGGTCCGGTACGGGGCCAGCCCGCGCGGCAGCATCGCGCTGATCCGGGCGGCACAGGCGCTCGCCGCGACCTACGGCCGCGACTTCGTCACGCCGGACGACGTCAAGGACGTCGCGCACCCGGTGCTCGGGCACCGGCTCGTGCTGACCGCGGACGCGGAGCTGAACCAGCGCCGCGCCGCGGACGTCGTGGACGAACTGCTGGCCGAGACGCCGGCACCGGCGGCCGCGGCGGGGCGGTAG
- a CDS encoding fibronectin type III domain-containing protein, whose protein sequence is MRPFDVTEEGTEKHRRGLGAAVRARLVIAFLAAGCLTLIGVAVAGRAPMPSDLEYVQAGHWVYSDSLQSALHVDGGAGQVDAQASLPAGPGSQVVQGGRSGYVVDRSRITIFDKSTLGVENAITPPAAETPVALEVSGGPYLVYRNAGRIVRLGDPVATVSAGGPLTTPVATSDGTLWVHRIDTGAVCELPRGATTPTCPAQLPAGHSGLLALADDRPVLLDVTADTLSPVSKDGLGDPVAIGVKLPATAQVANNAVDGRLAVADPDRNQLHLIDTTELGKDRPAARPVSVDLPKDGRFSGPVATSHVVALVDETRNEVRTYDSHGGLKNTKKVPGGTGRPRLSHGQDDRLYVDSSDGSHVLVVDGDNGSVADVAVDEQARHQNESPPPAPPQPSDTGSAPPRPSAPPAPPPVADATPPGAPRNVRASAADGAVKVTWSAAADNGARITAYHLSWSGGSTTVSGSARRATLSGLDNGTSYVVTVVAENSAGRGPGASAQAATPGQAADAPSVTLTAGQGGKVSASWSEPDLHGADLVHYLVSATGAGDRQVSGTSAEFSGLSGSVTVTVRAVTRYSSGSALTGSAGRKTVQVPSGPPTVKITHVQGRGAPYQQLIVTVIANANGAPAKCTATVFGSTTSPVPCSGTTNITISNVYWAGQIGIDVTITSSEGTGSDHYQGQPAFVVVLGPLALLGARRGLKNSGKTKAKKEK, encoded by the coding sequence GTGCGGCCGTTCGACGTGACCGAAGAGGGCACCGAGAAGCACCGTCGCGGGCTGGGCGCCGCCGTGCGGGCCCGGCTGGTGATCGCCTTCCTGGCGGCCGGATGCCTCACGCTGATCGGGGTGGCTGTCGCCGGCCGTGCGCCGATGCCGTCGGACCTGGAATACGTCCAGGCCGGCCATTGGGTGTACAGCGATTCGCTCCAGTCGGCGCTGCACGTCGACGGCGGCGCGGGCCAGGTCGACGCGCAGGCGAGCTTGCCCGCCGGGCCGGGCAGCCAAGTCGTGCAAGGCGGCCGGTCCGGCTACGTCGTCGACCGGTCGCGGATCACCATCTTCGACAAGTCGACACTGGGCGTCGAGAACGCGATCACGCCGCCCGCCGCCGAAACGCCCGTGGCGCTGGAGGTCTCGGGCGGCCCGTACCTGGTGTACCGCAACGCGGGCCGGATCGTCCGGCTCGGCGACCCGGTGGCCACCGTTTCCGCCGGCGGCCCGTTGACCACTCCCGTCGCGACCAGCGACGGAACCCTGTGGGTGCACCGGATCGACACCGGCGCGGTGTGCGAGCTGCCGCGCGGCGCCACCACCCCGACCTGCCCGGCGCAGCTGCCCGCCGGGCACAGCGGGCTGCTCGCCCTCGCCGACGACCGCCCGGTGCTGCTGGACGTCACCGCGGACACGCTGAGCCCGGTGAGCAAGGACGGGCTCGGCGACCCGGTCGCGATCGGCGTCAAACTGCCCGCCACCGCGCAGGTGGCCAACAACGCGGTGGACGGACGGCTGGCGGTCGCCGACCCGGACCGCAACCAGCTGCACCTGATCGACACCACCGAACTGGGCAAGGACCGCCCGGCCGCCCGCCCGGTTTCGGTCGACTTGCCCAAGGACGGCCGGTTCAGCGGCCCGGTCGCCACCTCGCACGTCGTCGCGCTGGTCGACGAGACCCGCAACGAAGTCCGGACCTACGACAGCCACGGCGGCCTCAAGAACACCAAGAAGGTCCCTGGCGGCACTGGGCGGCCGCGGCTGTCGCACGGCCAGGACGACCGCCTTTACGTCGACAGCTCGGACGGTTCGCACGTGCTCGTCGTCGACGGCGACAACGGTTCGGTGGCCGACGTGGCCGTCGACGAGCAGGCGCGGCACCAGAACGAGTCTCCGCCGCCGGCCCCGCCGCAGCCGTCCGACACCGGTTCGGCGCCGCCGAGGCCGTCGGCACCTCCCGCGCCGCCTCCGGTCGCGGACGCGACGCCGCCGGGCGCGCCGCGCAACGTCCGGGCCTCCGCCGCCGACGGCGCGGTCAAGGTGACCTGGTCGGCGGCAGCGGACAACGGCGCGCGGATCACCGCATACCACCTGTCCTGGTCCGGCGGATCGACGACGGTCTCCGGCTCGGCCCGGCGCGCGACGCTGAGCGGCCTGGACAACGGCACGTCCTATGTGGTCACTGTGGTCGCCGAGAACTCGGCCGGCCGTGGGCCCGGCGCCAGCGCGCAGGCGGCGACGCCGGGGCAGGCGGCCGACGCGCCGTCGGTCACGCTGACCGCCGGGCAAGGCGGGAAGGTCTCCGCCAGCTGGTCCGAACCGGACCTGCACGGCGCGGACCTGGTGCACTACCTGGTGAGCGCGACCGGCGCCGGGGACCGCCAGGTTTCCGGCACCTCCGCCGAGTTCTCCGGGCTTTCCGGGTCGGTCACGGTCACCGTCCGCGCGGTGACCCGGTACAGCTCGGGCTCCGCGCTCACCGGCAGCGCCGGCCGGAAGACCGTGCAGGTGCCTTCGGGACCGCCGACCGTGAAGATCACCCACGTCCAGGGGCGGGGCGCGCCGTACCAGCAGTTGATCGTGACCGTGATCGCCAACGCCAACGGCGCGCCCGCCAAGTGCACGGCGACCGTGTTCGGCTCGACCACGTCCCCGGTACCGTGCAGCGGCACGACGAACATCACCATTTCGAACGTCTACTGGGCCGGCCAGATCGGGATCGACGTCACCATCACGTCCTCGGAGGGCACCGGCTCGGACCACTACCAGGGCCAGCCCGCGTTCGTGGTCGTGCTCGGGCCGCTGGCGCTGCTCGGCGCCCGTCGCGGCCTCAAGAATTCCGGAAAAACCAAGGCGAAGAAGGAAAAGTGA
- a CDS encoding type VII secretion protein EccE, with translation MTDLGAARANAHRAAPAPPSVQRTAVQTAGFGALPGADAAARAAAREVALAALSAARQPSFEVPAPASAPAPAPPRTPPPPVRRRAAGKQRTIGTGRIVCWQLVLVALALAATRSWPMLAAVAVPAAVVVALTAVRVHGRWLSEWLVVGADYLSRNRAGDLRGPAEAGRGLLRLLSPGATGTDCDTGFLLSRAAGITVVLQPKSAERDLTKAMPAPEALLPPPHEQTEAVAAQVVHHAGIARDRPPRVWLALQALRTVEVQHDADVQRALGNAVRRVLRRLRRDGLPARGLTEAELLGALASLAHVNAGRGQVREDWRYWHSGPIAQATFRLDGWAELSPAVAPQLLRWLLASVPRAAVTVAVTAHRPTATAPISTVATVRLAAAGPAALEHAARELTRLAGDWGLAVDRLDGRHAEGVAATLPIGLAAP, from the coding sequence ATGACGGATCTCGGCGCGGCCCGGGCGAACGCGCACCGCGCTGCGCCCGCGCCACCGTCCGTGCAGCGAACCGCCGTGCAGACGGCCGGGTTCGGCGCGCTGCCCGGTGCGGACGCGGCGGCCCGCGCGGCGGCCCGCGAAGTCGCTCTCGCCGCGTTGTCCGCGGCGCGGCAACCATCGTTCGAGGTCCCGGCCCCGGCGTCCGCGCCTGCGCCAGCCCCGCCGCGGACTCCCCCGCCGCCGGTGCGCCGCCGTGCCGCCGGAAAGCAGCGCACCATCGGCACCGGGCGAATCGTCTGCTGGCAGCTCGTCCTGGTCGCGCTCGCGCTCGCCGCGACCCGGTCGTGGCCGATGCTCGCCGCCGTCGCCGTGCCGGCCGCCGTGGTGGTGGCCCTGACCGCGGTCCGGGTACACGGCCGGTGGCTGTCCGAATGGCTCGTGGTCGGCGCGGACTACCTGTCGCGGAACCGGGCCGGCGACCTGCGCGGACCGGCCGAAGCGGGCCGCGGGCTCTTGCGCCTGCTCTCGCCCGGTGCGACCGGGACGGACTGCGACACCGGCTTCCTGCTCAGCCGTGCGGCCGGGATCACCGTGGTGCTGCAACCGAAATCGGCCGAGCGGGACCTGACGAAGGCCATGCCCGCTCCGGAAGCCCTGCTCCCTCCCCCGCACGAACAGACCGAGGCGGTCGCGGCACAGGTCGTCCACCACGCCGGCATCGCGAGGGACCGCCCGCCTCGGGTATGGCTCGCACTGCAAGCGCTGCGCACCGTCGAGGTCCAGCACGACGCCGACGTCCAGCGGGCGCTGGGCAACGCGGTCCGGCGGGTGCTGCGCCGGCTCCGCCGCGACGGGCTGCCCGCACGCGGCCTGACCGAAGCCGAGCTGCTGGGCGCGCTGGCTTCGCTGGCCCACGTCAACGCGGGACGCGGCCAGGTGCGGGAAGACTGGCGGTACTGGCACAGCGGACCGATCGCGCAGGCGACGTTCCGGCTCGACGGGTGGGCAGAGCTGTCGCCAGCGGTCGCCCCTCAGCTCCTGCGCTGGCTGCTCGCCAGCGTCCCCCGCGCGGCGGTCACGGTCGCGGTCACCGCTCACCGCCCGACCGCGACCGCGCCCATCAGCACCGTCGCGACCGTCCGGCTCGCGGCAGCCGGCCCTGCCGCGCTCGAGCACGCGGCCCGCGAGCTGACCCGCCTGGCCGGCGACTGGGGGCTGGCGGTGGACCGCCTCGACGGCCGGCACGCCGAGGGCGTCGCGGCAACGCTGCCTATCGGCCTCGCCGCTCCCTGA